The following are from one region of the Bacillota bacterium genome:
- a CDS encoding SufD family Fe-S cluster assembly protein: protein MKLSAIDNIREDNVRELDTIDEKLLETIADLHGIPQGAYNIRKNGDLLSRMSSANIEIASKQDKPGIDVIVKPGTKNESVHIPVLVTASGMRDLVYNTFDIGEGADILIVAGCGIHNPGASVAQHDGIHEFIVRKGAHIRYVEKHYGQGEGTGGRILNPKTIITLEEGASAEIELVQIRGIDSTNRATEGRVGPGGKLIISERLLTHGAQRADSIITVELAGDDASAEVLARSVAQDRSKQVFKASLIGKARSRGHVACDSIIMDSAEIGSLPELHALHPEAELTHEAAIGKIAGDQLIKLMTMGLTEKEAVDTILTGFLS, encoded by the coding sequence ATGAAGCTGAGTGCTATAGATAATATCAGAGAAGATAATGTCAGAGAGCTTGATACTATTGACGAGAAATTGCTTGAAACCATCGCGGACCTGCACGGGATCCCGCAGGGCGCATACAACATCCGCAAGAATGGCGATCTCCTGTCGCGCATGTCATCCGCCAATATCGAGATCGCTTCCAAGCAAGACAAGCCGGGCATAGATGTGATCGTGAAGCCCGGGACGAAGAACGAATCCGTCCACATCCCCGTTCTTGTGACCGCTTCGGGGATGCGCGATCTCGTCTATAACACATTCGATATCGGGGAGGGTGCCGATATCCTAATCGTAGCGGGTTGCGGCATACACAACCCGGGCGCAAGCGTCGCCCAGCACGACGGGATCCATGAATTCATCGTCAGGAAAGGCGCGCACATCCGCTACGTTGAAAAACACTACGGCCAGGGGGAGGGAACGGGAGGCCGTATCCTTAATCCCAAGACCATCATAACCCTGGAGGAAGGGGCCAGCGCCGAGATCGAGCTGGTCCAGATCCGGGGCATAGATAGCACAAACCGGGCGACTGAGGGCAGGGTCGGCCCCGGCGGGAAGCTCATAATAAGCGAGAGGCTCCTCACGCATGGCGCGCAGCGTGCAGATTCCATCATCACCGTCGAGCTGGCCGGGGATGATGCGAGCGCGGAGGTGCTGGCCCGGTCGGTGGCGCAGGATCGCTCGAAGCAGGTGTTCAAGGCCTCACTCATCGGGAAGGCGCGATCCCGGGGGCACGTGGCATGCGACTCCATCATCATGGATTCCGCGGAAATAGGCTCCCTGCCGGAGCTCCATGCCCTCCACCCCGAGGCAGAGCTCACCCATGAGGCGGCCATAGGCAAGATCGCCGGTGATCAGCTTATTAAACTCATGACAATGGGCTTGACCGAGAAGGAAGCCGTCGATACCATTCTCACGGGCTTTCTGAGCTAA
- a CDS encoding ATP-binding cassette domain-containing protein codes for MLKLENITVATNNGEGEELEILDNVNISFETGKMYAITGPNGGGKSSLAKVIMGIYQPTSGRLYLDGRDITGANITERALMGIGYAFQNPPRFKGLKVKDLLAIAASNRDQRNIEGLLRVVGLCPRDYIEREADARLSGGEFKRLEIAMLLARNPRFVIYDEPEAGVDLWTFEQLLRVIAGRHRANASSTTVVITHNEKFLRAADEILLMAEGEVKERGSVEAIWPMIEDDIACRWRTTCGGELDEAECYR; via the coding sequence TTGCTGAAGCTGGAGAATATCACCGTCGCCACGAACAATGGAGAGGGAGAGGAACTCGAGATACTGGACAATGTCAATATAAGCTTCGAGACGGGCAAGATGTATGCGATAACCGGCCCCAACGGCGGGGGCAAGTCATCCCTGGCAAAGGTGATTATGGGCATCTACCAGCCAACCAGCGGCCGGCTGTATTTGGATGGCAGGGATATCACCGGCGCCAATATCACCGAACGCGCTTTGATGGGGATCGGTTACGCGTTTCAGAATCCCCCCAGGTTCAAGGGGCTCAAGGTGAAGGACCTTCTCGCCATCGCAGCATCAAACCGTGATCAAAGAAACATCGAAGGGCTGCTGAGGGTCGTGGGGCTCTGCCCGCGGGATTATATCGAGAGGGAGGCTGATGCCCGGCTATCGGGCGGGGAATTCAAACGCCTCGAGATAGCTATGCTCCTGGCTCGAAACCCGCGTTTTGTGATCTACGATGAGCCCGAGGCCGGCGTGGACCTGTGGACATTCGAACAGCTCCTCAGGGTCATTGCAGGGCGGCACAGGGCCAACGCATCATCAACCACGGTGGTCATAACACACAATGAGAAGTTCCTGAGGGCGGCCGACGAGATATTGCTTATGGCCGAAGGCGAGGTCAAGGAGCGGGGGAGCGTCGAGGCTATCTGGCCGATGATCGAGGATGATATCGCCTGTCGCTGGAGAACCACGTGCGGAGGGGAGCTGGATGAAGCTGAGTGCTATAGATAA